One stretch of Narcine bancroftii isolate sNarBan1 chromosome 8, sNarBan1.hap1, whole genome shotgun sequence DNA includes these proteins:
- the fam89b gene encoding leucine repeat adapter protein 25: MSIAQTEVDGEPGGGVAGLEGLPPLPKGLSGILNSAGGSWREMERLHTKQTMIQQELSSPRPRRVRPANLDAALASLRKEMVGLRQLDMSLLCKLWSLYESIQEYKGLYQDMTCSMVPEGPFSPENGYYDDEEEDEADQTKNNPACNSLKVPQTQNARDKWLEDSFHITI, from the exons ATGTCCATAGCGCAGACCGAAGTGGACGGGGAGCCGGGGGGCGGCGTGGCCGGACTAGAGGGGCTCCCGCCTCTGCCCAAGGGTCTGAGCGGGATCCTGAACTCAGCCGGCGGCTCctggagggagatggagaggctCCACACCAAGCAGACCATGATCCAACAGGAGCTGAGCAGCCCGCGGCCCCGGCGGGTGCGGCCGGCCAACCTGGACGCGGCGCTGGCGTCTCTCCGCAAAGAAATG GTGGGCCTCCGGCAGCTGGACATGTCGCTCCTCTGCAAGCTCTGGTCTCTTTATGAGTCCATCCAGGAATACAAAGGCCTCTACCAGGACATGACCTGCTCCATGGTCCCTGAGGGGCCCTTCTCCCCTGAGAATGGCTACTACGACGATGAAGAGGAGGACGAGGCGGACCAGACCAAGAACAACCCAGCCTGCAATAGCCTGAAGGTTCCACAGACTCAGAACGCCCGGGACAAGTGGCTGGAAGACTCCTTCCACATCACCATCTGA